The nucleotide sequence CGGCAAGACCGGAACCACCTCGCCATTCCATTTCCTTTCCTGCAGGAATGCCTTAATCTGAGCCCACCGCTCATAAACCACATACCCCACGAAAAATGGGACAATGAACCCAAAACTATAATCCTCTCGATTCGCCCACCACTTTTGCTGGTCGAAGACCAAATAGCCTGCCATCGCAATCAGGAGAAAGCCAGTATAACGGATATAGGAGGGAAACCCGGTTTCGGCCGGCTTGCTAGGGGTTGAGGAAACCATAGAAGAGAGAGAAGCCTACAAACTTTTGGTAAAACTCTCCGAAGACAAGACCAGATCGGCAGAATCGACAATTCCCGCTCAACGGAAATCAGAATTCACCCAAACAATCCCTTTCGCAGTCCCGTCCCCACGGCGAGCCCCTTCCAGTCGCTCCCCCGCAACGGGTGAGGTCTTCGCGCCCGCTTCCCATCCGGTTCGTTTTCCAAGAACTTGTTCACAAAGTCCTCCGATCCCAGCACCATCCCATCCGAAAAATACCGCACCCGGCACCGCAAAACTACAGAAAGAGGCAACTTACCCTTCTCCTCCTGCAATACCCGCACCGCTTCCTCGTGAGAAATAGACGCTTTCCCTTCTTTCTCACCACCGCCAGACCCATACAAAGTCTGCCGATACCCAGCCAGGTCCTTATCCACCATTGAGAGCCCAGCTCGAGCCAATCGCCCTCCACCAAGCGCCTCCGCATAACCGCAAAACCGATAATCCTTAGGATCCGAAACCAGCCCGGCCCGAACCGCGTTCAGGTCAATATAGGCCGCCACCGTCCGCAAAGCCCAACGATCCCCTTCCACCAGCACACTCTTAAAACGTGCCGACCAAAGCGGACCAAACCGATCCCGTGAGCGGTTAAACCAAAGCGTATACCGAAGCTTCAGAGTCCGCATAAACTCCGAAACATCATGCATCCGGCGGGTAAGCTCCTTACGCAACTCCCTTCCATCAAGAAAGTTATCCTTCAAATGCCCCTCCAAAACCTCCGCAGGCATTGGATTCCAGGGAGTAGGCTTAGGATAAAGCTTCCGATACCGACGAACCAACTCCGCATCTGAAACCTCTGTCCCTGCTGGTGGCACCTCCACCAAAATATGGAAATGGTTCTTCATCACCGCATAAGTAACCACCCGAACCCCGGAAAACTCAGCCACCTGCCAGATCATTTTCCGCAAAACCTCCCTCTCCCGGTCGCCAAAGAGAGCCTCCCCATTCACCGTCCGACTCATCAGATGGTAATACGCCAATTGATCCGAAATACGACACCTACGCCTGCCCATGCATTCGTATCATTGCGGATTAATCATATTAGTCAACACTAATAGAACGGTTATATAGAATAAAGCCTCCCGTGGGTTGTAAGGAAAAAACAAGGTTCAGAGCCTGAGCTACTTTAAGAGCAAAGCCCTGCTGCTTTTCGCATTGAAGCCTGACGTCCTTCCTTTCAATCTCCTAATCGAACATGAAGGCTTTTCGCGAAACAGAGTCGAAAGACAAAGAACTGAAATTCTGCTGAATTTTCGAGCATGCCGCACGAATACCTGCACGCTCACTGGCGTATGCCCTACATCAAGGAGCCTTCGGAAACAGGGGCGAAACGGGCAAACCCATTTCTCTCGATTCCTCATTCTGAAAATCCGAAGGAGGCCCTGCTGCTTTACAAGGGGTCGAAGAGTTTCATCGTCATGAACAAGTTCCCCTACAATGCGGGCCATTTGCTCTGCATTCCTTATCGGGAGGTCGGTGACCTTGAGGATTTGGAGGACGAGGAGTATGGCGACCTTTGCCAGACCGTCTTGAAGGGGAAGAAACTTCTTCGGCTGGCTCTGCAGCCGGATGCTTTTAACATTGGCTACAATCTGGGAGCTTCCGCGGGTGCGGGTATTCCCGGGCATCTGCACTGCCATATTGTTCCTCGGTGGTCGGGGGATACTAATTTTATGCCGGTAATTGCTGGCACTCGCGTTCTTCCTGAAGCTATGGCCGCCATGTGGGAGCGGCTTCACCAGTTTGTCCCACAAATCGAAGATTAACTCTATCGTGGAAACTCACGCCTACAGCCAGACTCTCGAATTCGACTCCCCTCGCCTGCTCAGCCAGCTCTATTGCGGAAAGGAGGGGCATCTTACCGAAGCCGAAAAGGCGCTCGGGGTTACCCTCATCACCCGGGACGACTGGTTGAAGATCGAGGGATCCGAGGCCAACGTGCACATGGCGAAAGAATTTTTCGAAATTCTCCGTCTTGCCCGTGCCCAAGGCCTCAAGATTCGGAACAATGACTTTGAAAAGATGCTGGGTGCCGTTGCCGACGGTGAGGGAGCTGAGATGCGCGATCTGTTCGAAAATCCGCTCATCATCCAGCTGAAGCGCAAGAGTATTGTCCCGAAAACCGTCCACCAGAAGCAGTACCTGAACCGCATCCGCAACCACGACGTTTCCTTCGGGATCGGTCCGGCCGGAACAGGGAAGACCTATTTGGCAATGGCGGCGGCACTCGATGCATTCCAAAAGGGCGAGGCTGAAAAATTGGTCTTCACCCGACCTGCTGTCGAAGCGGGGGAGGCTCTCGGCTTTCTACCCGGCGACCTGCAGGAGAAAATCCTTCCCTATCTTCGCCCTCTTTATGACGCCCTCTATGACATGGTCGGGGTTGAAGAGACTCAACGGATGATGGAGCGCCAACAGATCGAGATCGCCCCTCTCGCCTACATGCGCGGGCGGACGCTTTCCCGGTCTTTTGTCATCCTGGACGAAGCCCAAAACACCACTCCAGAACAGATGATGATGTTCCTCACCCGCTTGGGTGACGACTCGAAGATGATCATCACCGGGGATATTACTCAAGTTGACCTTCCCCGCAGCAAAAAATCCGGTCTGAAGCAGGCCATCCAGATCCTCTCGCATGTAAAGGGAGTTTCTATTTTCGAATTCGACGGCGTTGACGTCGTTCGTCACCCACTGGTCCAACGGATCATCCAAGCCTATGAAAAGGGCAATGGTGAATCCCAGGCAGTTACGTTTGTCTAATCTCCCGTTTCGGGACCCGAATCCAACCAGAACTCCATGGGAATTTTCCGAAAATTCAGGAAAGACCGGAATCCATCGCCTCTGCAACGGCGGCGGGGACTCGGGCCGAACGAGAACCGCTCCATACCCCTCAAGGTCGCAATCTACTGGTTCCTCGGTTTTATCGGGTTTACGGGTCTGATCGTGCTCATTGCCTTCGCGGGTCTAACCCAAAGCGACCCGCAAATCGCCCGCGATCAGGTCGCTCGTGACCGGGTCGTCGCCGATTTCTCCTTTTCCTTTGAGAGCGATGTACTGACCCAACGTCAGGTCGCGCTCGCCCGGGAACGGATCCCCCCTTTTTACGAGGTCGACATCGCTCCTTTCGAGGAATTCTCCCGGGCTCTGAACGCCCTCGAGTTCGATTTCGCCGAGTTCGAGACCAACCTCCAAGACCTTGAAGGGGTGAACCGCATGGAGGCCATCCGTGCCTTCGTCCGTGAATTCTCGGACGAGCGGGGGATGGAACTTCCGGTCGAACAGACTGCAGTTTTCCTGAATGAAACCTCCCCAGCCCAAAGGAATCGGCTGATCCAAGACGCAATCGACGTGCTCGGCAGCATCTACCGGAATGGGATTATTGATGAGGATGATCCCAATTTTTCCGGAATCGGATCCTTCAATGTCATCCCCGTGCAAACCGAAGATGACGAAATCGCACGCGTGGAAATCCAGAGGCCCTACGACGCGAGAGTATCTCTCCGCAACGAGCTGGCCAACATGGATGTCAGCGATACCGTCTTCAACTCCCTCTACGAGATTCTCAGCATCGGGGTGCAGCCCAATCTGGAATTCGATGCCGAGCAAACCCGCACCCGACGCGATGAAGCAGCCGTAAAGGTCAATCCCGTCCGGGTAGAGATCCGCGAAGGAACCACCATTATCGAACCCGGAGTAACGGTCTCGGCCCTCGCCTACGAAAAGCTTGTCCAATACCGGCAGGAGCAAAGCACCCGCGCGGCAAACCGTTTCTTCCTCGATCCGACATTTCAGCAACGGACTCTCCTCACCTTGATGGTCCTGCTGACCTCAGTGCTTCTCCTTCAGCTCGGATTCCCTCGGCTCGCCAACGACCCACGCCGGCTGGGGACGGTGGCCTTACTGATTCTGGTCAACCTTCTCATCTTCCGATTCTCCCTCTATCTGGGGAACTCTGATCTTTTCCGCGGGGATCATCGCATTATAGGAGTCCTGCCCTACGTCGCCCCTCTGGCGTTTGGTCCGATTACCGCAGGTATCCTCCTCGGCCCAATATTGGGAGCCCTCACCGCCTTTATCATTTCGGCGATCTTCGCCATCATGCTAGGCGAGGCCAGCTTCCTCTTTCTGGCGGGGATGATCTCCTCTCTGGTCGGGATCTTCCTCTGTCATAACATTCGCCTGCGTACGAACGTCGTCCGGGCCTCCTTCCTCGCTGGAGTGACTCTTTCGGGCTTTATCCTCCTCCACGGTGCCCTGCTCGATTCCGACCTGGCCCAGATCGGTCGGCAAATCGCCGCGGCCTTGATTTCCTCCTCAATCACAGGGGTTGTCATCCTCGGCTTCCTCCCCCTTCTCGAGCGGTTGTTCAACTATACCACCGATATTACTCTCCTCGAATACACAGACTTCAACCACCCCCTTCTGCGGCGGATGCAGGTCGAAGCCCCCGGCTCCTATCACCACAGTTTGATGGTGGCCAACCTCTCCGAGAATGCTGCGGCCGAAATCGGGGCCAACCCCCTCGCCTGCCGCGCCTGCGCCCTTTTCCACGACATCGGCAAGATCGTCAAACCTGAGTATTTTACGGAAAACCAACGCTCTGGCCGCAATCCCCTCATTGAGCAAAAGCCTTCGATGAGCGCGGTCATCATCAAGCGTCACGTCAAAGAGGGAGTCGAGCTGGCTCGCAAATACAAGCTGCCGAAGGTTTTCGTCGATGTCATTCGCCAGCACCATGGAACAAGCCTCATCCAGTATTTTTACCGGGAGGCGATCAACCGTCGCGAACGTAGTCAGCTTCCCCTCTTCTCCGACATCAGCGCCGAAACCGTCGAGGAAAACACTTACCGCTACGATGGTCCGAAGCCGGACTTCGTCGAGAGCGCGATCATTCTTTTCGCGGACTCGATTGAAGCAGCAAGCCGTTCTCTCCAGAAGGTCAATGCCCAGAGCGTCGGCGAGTTACTGGACCGCATCTTCCAAAGCCGGATCGAAGACGGCCAACTCGACGAATGTCCATTGACCCTCCAACAGGTTGCCATCATCAAGCAGAGCTTCACCCGCACCCTCTTGAATAGCTTGCACACCCGCATCGCCTATCCTTCCGACGAGAAGGACAAAGAAAAGGAAAAGAGAGGCAAGGAAGGCAAAGAAGCCGAACCCAAATCCACACCACCCGAAGAAAATGACAAGGGAGATACAGATAATCAGCAGGTGTGACCGCTTGACCGTGGACGAAGCCGGAGTCGAGGAGTGCTTGCGAAAGCTCGACTCGGACGCCCGTTTTGCCGTCCCCGATGGGGATCTCTCGGTTGTTTTTCTCGGCAATGAGGAAATGGGCGAACTCCACGGAACATTTCTCGGCGATGCGACTCCGACCGATGTCATCACCTTCCCCGGAGATACCTCCTTTGGAGAAGCCGGGGAAATTTGTGTTGGCGTAGAGCAGGCGGAAGCCGTCTACAAAGATCATGATGTGAGTCTTTCCCACGAGATTCTCCTGTATTTGGCACATGGCTGGCTTCACTTAGCCGGATATGATGACAAGCGCGAAGAAGATCGAGTGGAGATGCGCCGCGGTGAAAAGGAGGCCCTCGCCTTCCTTCTCGCAGATCGTGAGCCACCAGAATGTTCTCTGTCAGATTGACTCTCTGAAATAGAGGCGGATTGTTCAGAACATGTTACGGAACCTCCGCAACGCATTTCTAACTGGCGTCATTTTACTCCTCCCTCTCGGAGTAACGTACATCGTCGTTAATTTCATCATCGTTAAGATAGGAGTTCCGGCGAGCGGTATCTTTTTTTGGTATGTTGGCGACAACATTCGGAGCGTCACACTGCTCAATACCGTCCTCAACATTCTCTCCCTCTTTGTTCTCATAATCTTCATCATCGGGCTGGGTTTCTTCTCCCGATACGTGTTGGGACGGCTTCTCATCTCGATGGTCGAGAAGATTCTCGATCGCCTGCCCTTCGTCAATTCGGTCTACCGCACGGTCAAGCAGATCGTCGACACCTTCAGCCAACAGCAGAGGGCCGTCTTCCACGAAGTCGTTCTTGTCGAATATCCCCGCGAAAACTCGTGGGTTCTCGGCTTTCGCACCAGCGAGACGAAAGGAGAAGTCCAAGCCAAAACAGGCCAGCATCTCTCCAACATATTTGTCCCGACCACCCCGAATCCTACTAGCGGGTTTCTCCTGATGATTCCCACCGCCGATATCATTCCCCTGAAGATGACTGTCGCCGAGGGAATGAAAGTTATTATTTCAGGAGGAGCAGTCTCGCCCGAATACAGTCCCCAGACCGAAGAAGAAAAATTAGCGATCAACGCCGACAGCCCCCATCCGATCGAGGACTCTGATGGGGACGCCGAAGAGTCCCCATCGAGCAAGGACGCTTCTTCCTAAGCCTAGATCCGAAGACGCGGCACCCGCCATTCAGACAGCAGCAGGAAACCTGCCCCCCCGTTCTCAACCCAGAGCTTTCAGACCCTCTTCATCGATGACAGCGACGCCGAGTTTCTCGGCTTTCGCTAATTTCGACCCGGCTTCCTCTCCGGCGAGAACGTAATCGGTCTTCTTACTGACCGAAGAGGTCACTCGGCCTCCCCTCGCCTCGATCCAGGCGGTGGCCTCGTCACGCGTAAAAGTCGGCAGGGTCCCCGTGAGGACAAACGTCTTCCCTTCCAAAGGTTTCTCGCCCGCATCCTCTTCTTCGATCTCTTCGGCAAATCGCAACCCAAGGTCGCGGAGTTCGTCGACAAGATGCTGGTTTTTCGGCTCGGCAAAAAAGGTGCGGATACTTGCGGTGAGGATACTACCAACCCCATCGACAGCTTCCAGCGTTTCCTCATCAGCTGTCATGAGAGCATCAATACTGTGAAAGCGACGAATCAAATCCTTCGCCATCCCCGCTCCGACATTAGGGATTCCCAGGCCATGCAAGAGTCGCCAGACCTCCGTCTCCCGACTCCGATCGATGGCGTTGACTAGATTCTCGGAGGACTTCTGCGCGAACTTTTCCAGTTCGATCAGGTCCTCAACCTTCAAACGGTAAAGGTCGGCGATATTGTGAACGAGATCCCGGGAAACCAATTGATCGACCACCGCCTTACCGAGGTTCTCGATATCCATACAGGCTCGCGACCCAAAGTGCTCGATTCGGCGACGCACCTGTGGACCGCAGCCAGCCGCATTGGGGCAGCGCCAAACGGCCTCTTCCGGGAGCCTTTTCAACTCAGTGCCGCAGGCCGGACAGATTTTGGGAAACTCAAAGGGTTGGGAATCTTCCGGACGATTTTCCAAATCTACGGAAATCACCTGCGGGATAATCTCGCCAGCTTTCTCAACGAGAACCCGATCACCTTCCCGGATGTCCTTGCGGCGGATTTCATCCTCATTGTGAAGAGTCGCGCGGGCGACGGTCGTCCCCGCAAGCTCGACCGGATCCAGATGGGCAACCGGAGTCACCGCTCCGGTCCGGCCCACTTGGAGACCGATCTTCCGCAGAGTGGTCTCCGCTTTTTCCGTTTCAAACTTGTAGGCGATCGACCAGCGGGGGGCCTTGGCGGTGCGCCCAGCCTCTCTCTGGAGAGAGCGCTGATTGAGTTTTACCACCGCCCCATCCGTCGGATACGAGAATTCGACCCGCATCTGGTCGAGTTCCTCAATCGATTTCCAGACCTCTTCAATCCCTTCGACTTTCCAATAGCGTTCGACTACCGGAAGTCCCCACTCGAGCAAATGATCCTGCAACTGACTTTGGCTTTCCAGGAAATGCGGTTCGCAATAGCCCACTCCATAAACCACGACGGCCAACTTCCGCTTGGCGACTAGGCGGCTGTCGAGCAACTTGATGGTGCCAGCCGCCAAATTCCTCGGGTTGGCGTAAAGGGCTTCGCCGTTCTTCTCACGCTCCTCATTGATGCGCAGAAACTCGTCGTTTGTCAGATAGACCTCGCCCCGCAACTCGATCACCTCCGGAGGATGATCGGTTTTCAACTCCCGTGGGAGAGACTCGATTGTCATGGCGTTGGCCGTGACCACATCGCCCTCGGTACCGTTCCCCCGAGTCACCGCGCGGACGAGACGACCCTTTTCATAGGTCAAGCTAATCGCAAGCCCGTCAATCTTCGGATCCACCGTATAAGTCAGGGACTCCGCTTCAAACCGTTTGCGCAGTCGCTGGTCAAAAGCATACAGGTCCTCCTGATTGTAAGTGTTGTCGAGGCTCAACATCGGCTCGCGATGGCGATAGCTGTCGAATCCTTCCTGGCGGTCATCGCCAACCTGTTGGCTGGGAGAATCTTCAGGAACCTCTCCGAGGAGGTCTTCTTCGAGACCGACTAATTCCTCTTTGAGGCGATCATATTCGCGGTCGGAAACTTCCGGCTCGGCCTCGCGGTAGTATTTTTCATCAAGCTCGCGGATACGCTCCCGCAGCTCCTCGATTCGTGATTGGGCTTCGCCGGAATCGGTGGTCAT is from Puniceicoccus vermicola and encodes:
- a CDS encoding DUF502 domain-containing protein: MLRNLRNAFLTGVILLLPLGVTYIVVNFIIVKIGVPASGIFFWYVGDNIRSVTLLNTVLNILSLFVLIIFIIGLGFFSRYVLGRLLISMVEKILDRLPFVNSVYRTVKQIVDTFSQQQRAVFHEVVLVEYPRENSWVLGFRTSETKGEVQAKTGQHLSNIFVPTTPNPTSGFLLMIPTADIIPLKMTVAEGMKVIISGGAVSPEYSPQTEEEKLAINADSPHPIEDSDGDAEESPSSKDASS
- a CDS encoding PhoH family protein, with amino-acid sequence METHAYSQTLEFDSPRLLSQLYCGKEGHLTEAEKALGVTLITRDDWLKIEGSEANVHMAKEFFEILRLARAQGLKIRNNDFEKMLGAVADGEGAEMRDLFENPLIIQLKRKSIVPKTVHQKQYLNRIRNHDVSFGIGPAGTGKTYLAMAAALDAFQKGEAEKLVFTRPAVEAGEALGFLPGDLQEKILPYLRPLYDALYDMVGVEETQRMMERQQIEIAPLAYMRGRTLSRSFVILDEAQNTTPEQMMMFLTRLGDDSKMIITGDITQVDLPRSKKSGLKQAIQILSHVKGVSIFEFDGVDVVRHPLVQRIIQAYEKGNGESQAVTFV
- a CDS encoding HD family phosphohydrolase, whose protein sequence is MGIFRKFRKDRNPSPLQRRRGLGPNENRSIPLKVAIYWFLGFIGFTGLIVLIAFAGLTQSDPQIARDQVARDRVVADFSFSFESDVLTQRQVALARERIPPFYEVDIAPFEEFSRALNALEFDFAEFETNLQDLEGVNRMEAIRAFVREFSDERGMELPVEQTAVFLNETSPAQRNRLIQDAIDVLGSIYRNGIIDEDDPNFSGIGSFNVIPVQTEDDEIARVEIQRPYDARVSLRNELANMDVSDTVFNSLYEILSIGVQPNLEFDAEQTRTRRDEAAVKVNPVRVEIREGTTIIEPGVTVSALAYEKLVQYRQEQSTRAANRFFLDPTFQQRTLLTLMVLLTSVLLLQLGFPRLANDPRRLGTVALLILVNLLIFRFSLYLGNSDLFRGDHRIIGVLPYVAPLAFGPITAGILLGPILGALTAFIISAIFAIMLGEASFLFLAGMISSLVGIFLCHNIRLRTNVVRASFLAGVTLSGFILLHGALLDSDLAQIGRQIAAALISSSITGVVILGFLPLLERLFNYTTDITLLEYTDFNHPLLRRMQVEAPGSYHHSLMVANLSENAAAEIGANPLACRACALFHDIGKIVKPEYFTENQRSGRNPLIEQKPSMSAVIIKRHVKEGVELARKYKLPKVFVDVIRQHHGTSLIQYFYREAINRRERSQLPLFSDISAETVEENTYRYDGPKPDFVESAIILFADSIEAASRSLQKVNAQSVGELLDRIFQSRIEDGQLDECPLTLQQVAIIKQSFTRTLLNSLHTRIAYPSDEKDKEKEKRGKEGKEAEPKSTPPEENDKGDTDNQQV
- a CDS encoding transposase, which produces MGRRRCRISDQLAYYHLMSRTVNGEALFGDREREVLRKMIWQVAEFSGVRVVTYAVMKNHFHILVEVPPAGTEVSDAELVRRYRKLYPKPTPWNPMPAEVLEGHLKDNFLDGRELRKELTRRMHDVSEFMRTLKLRYTLWFNRSRDRFGPLWSARFKSVLVEGDRWALRTVAAYIDLNAVRAGLVSDPKDYRFCGYAEALGGGRLARAGLSMVDKDLAGYRQTLYGSGGGEKEGKASISHEEAVRVLQEEKGKLPLSVVLRCRVRYFSDGMVLGSEDFVNKFLENEPDGKRARRPHPLRGSDWKGLAVGTGLRKGLFG
- the ligA gene encoding NAD-dependent DNA ligase LigA, translated to MTTDSGEAQSRIEELRERIRELDEKYYREAEPEVSDREYDRLKEELVGLEEDLLGEVPEDSPSQQVGDDRQEGFDSYRHREPMLSLDNTYNQEDLYAFDQRLRKRFEAESLTYTVDPKIDGLAISLTYEKGRLVRAVTRGNGTEGDVVTANAMTIESLPRELKTDHPPEVIELRGEVYLTNDEFLRINEEREKNGEALYANPRNLAAGTIKLLDSRLVAKRKLAVVVYGVGYCEPHFLESQSQLQDHLLEWGLPVVERYWKVEGIEEVWKSIEELDQMRVEFSYPTDGAVVKLNQRSLQREAGRTAKAPRWSIAYKFETEKAETTLRKIGLQVGRTGAVTPVAHLDPVELAGTTVARATLHNEDEIRRKDIREGDRVLVEKAGEIIPQVISVDLENRPEDSQPFEFPKICPACGTELKRLPEEAVWRCPNAAGCGPQVRRRIEHFGSRACMDIENLGKAVVDQLVSRDLVHNIADLYRLKVEDLIELEKFAQKSSENLVNAIDRSRETEVWRLLHGLGIPNVGAGMAKDLIRRFHSIDALMTADEETLEAVDGVGSILTASIRTFFAEPKNQHLVDELRDLGLRFAEEIEEEDAGEKPLEGKTFVLTGTLPTFTRDEATAWIEARGGRVTSSVSKKTDYVLAGEEAGSKLAKAEKLGVAVIDEEGLKALG
- the ybeY gene encoding rRNA maturation RNase YbeY encodes the protein MDEAGVEECLRKLDSDARFAVPDGDLSVVFLGNEEMGELHGTFLGDATPTDVITFPGDTSFGEAGEICVGVEQAEAVYKDHDVSLSHEILLYLAHGWLHLAGYDDKREEDRVEMRRGEKEALAFLLADREPPECSLSD
- a CDS encoding HIT family protein codes for the protein MPHEYLHAHWRMPYIKEPSETGAKRANPFLSIPHSENPKEALLLYKGSKSFIVMNKFPYNAGHLLCIPYREVGDLEDLEDEEYGDLCQTVLKGKKLLRLALQPDAFNIGYNLGASAGAGIPGHLHCHIVPRWSGDTNFMPVIAGTRVLPEAMAAMWERLHQFVPQIED